Genomic window (Desulfovibrio sp. UIB00):
TCCACCAGAATGGGCGCCCCTGCGCGCATGGCCAGGGCAATGGCGTCCGAGGGGCGGCAGTCCACCCGCGTTCTGCCTTCCGGGCCGGAAAGCACAAGCACTGCGTAGAAGGTGCCTTCGCGCAGGTCGTTGATCTCCACGCGCCGCAGCTCGGCCTTGAAGGCTTTGAGCGTCATGAGAAAAAGGTCGTGCGTGAGCGGGCGGGGCAGGTTTTCGTTGTTGAGTACCAGAGAAATGGCCATGGCCTCCATGGCTCCCACCCAGACGGGCAGCACGGCATCGCCGCTGGCTTCGCGCAACACTACGATGGGTGTTTTGCTCTGCGGGTCGATGGTGAGGCCAAAAACGCGCATTTCTACCATGGTTCCCCCAATCGTTGGGCCATGAGGCTGTGTTTCTTGGCCTCAGTGATGCTCACCCGCACCATGTGGCCCGTGTGATCCACTTGCGACGACAGCTCCACATGCACGGGCGCGCCGTAGGGGTCGCGTCCTTGCCAGCTTGGCTCCGGCCCCTGGCCTTCCTTGGGGCTGCGGTTTTCGATCAGCAGGGTGGTTTCGCCGCCCACCCGCTGCTGCAACCAGCGCGCGCCAAGTTCATCCTGAAGGGCCTGGAGGCGCAAAAGCCTGTCCTGGGCCACATCGGCGGGGATTTTGTCGGGGAAAAGTGAGGCCCGTGTTCCCGGCCTGTCCGAGTAACAAAATGAGAAGCTGGACATGAAGTTGCTGGCGCGCATCATCTGCAACGTATCCTGAAAATCCTGCTCGCTTTCACCAGGAAAGCCCACAATAAGATCGGTGGAGAGGGCCAGATCGGGCCGGGCTGCGCGCAGGCGTTCCACCAGATCAAGAAAGGCCCCGCTGTCGTAGCGGCGCTTCATGCGGGCCAGCACCGCGTCCGATCCTGCCTGCATGGGCAGGTGCAGGCGGGGGCAGAGTTGGGGCAGCTCCGCAAAGGCGGCGATATCTTCCGGCCCCATATCCTTGGGATGCGGGGTAACATAGCGCAGACGCTCAAGGCCCGGCAGGGCGGCAACTTTGCGCACCAGGGCCGCAAAGCTTGTGCCGTCGCCGCTTTTGTCCTGCCCGAATGCGTTGACGTTCTGCCCAAGCAGGGTGATTTCCCGCGCGCCGTTGTCGATCAGTGCCTTGCATTCATCAAGAATGGCCGTGCTGCTGCGCGATTTCTGGCGGCCCCGGGTAAAGGGCACAATGCAGTAGGCGCAGAAATTGTCGCAGCCCTGCATGATATTGGCGTAGGCCACGGAACCGCTGACCACACCGGGTTCGGTTGTGCCCTCGCGCTCCACGTACTGGCTTGTAAAATCAAGCAGGGAGAGGCGCTGGGCGGGATTTTCCAGCAGGCGCTCAATGGCCTGCGGGGCATTGCCTATGCCGTCGCTGCCCGCCACAAGGCGTACCTGGCTTTCTTTTTCAAAGATGCTTTCGCCAAGCTGCTGGGCCACGCATCCGGCCACGCACACCAGCACGGCGGGGTTGCCGCCCGAAACCTGACGGATGCGGCCAAGCGTACTCATAACCTTTTGCTCCGGCTTTTCACGCACAGAACAGGTATTGACCACCACCACCTGCGCGTCTTCAAGCGGCGCTTCAAAAAAACCGCGAGCGCCGAGCGCACGCCCCAGCCAGTGGGAGTCGTGCACATTCATCTGACAGCCAAAAGTGATGATATGGTAGGTCTTTTCAATCATGATCTTGTATTACTGCTCAATGTCCAGGTCTGCATCGTACATACCATGTGCGCCTTCTTCTTCAAGGGCGGCCACGCGGTCTTCAAGCCAGTCAAGCACGGCGCGGGCCGTGTGGTAGTTGAGCAGCACGCGGCTGTGGATGCAGCGGTTCACTTCGCGCGCGTCCATCTCGCCGGGGGTCATTTCGTGGCCGATGGAGCCGTCGGGGGCGACCAGCTGCTCAGAGAAAGCGGGCAGGGCATCGCTTTCGTGATAAAAATTCATCTCGATCTCGCCCTGCGGATTTATGCCGCCCCAAACGCCGTGGGCTGTTTGCAGTCTTGCGTTTTCATCCATCTGATATTTATAGCGGATCTTTGCGGGGTGGTCACTGGGCTTGTTCATGCGGCATCCTTGTGGTGTGTGGTATCAGAAGCCTGGCCGCAGGCTGAGGCTCCGTTTGCAACGACATCAGCTGTGCGGCAATTGCATATGATAAAAAAGAGGCCCTGCCAAGTAAAGGCAACATGCTCTCCGCGCTGGGGACGGCATTGTTTTGTATGGATCATGCCCGGTCGGCCCGCTGCAAAAAATTTGGAGCGAAAGAATCAAATGACCGCAAAAGGCAGCGCCAGCCCCGCTCTGCGGCCCATGCAACAGCCTTGCTGCGGCAAACATGCTCTTGACGATATGCCTTGCATGGATAGAATATCTGCTGCGGCTCATAAGCACGGTCAGGCGCGGCAGCGCGCGGGCTAATCAGGCATGAGCATCCAAGGAGAACAAGTGAGCGAGGCAAGCAGCAAACCGTATGAAATCCGGCGGCATGAAATGCAGCCCTATTTTGATCTGGAAGCCTTCATGTCCATGAGCAAGGAAACGCGCCTTGGCGGTGCGATTCTTGAGCGTCTTGTGGGCCTGTGGGGCGAATGGCTGCCGCAACTGAACGTCTGTGAGATTGCGGCTGGCAAAATTTCGTATCTGGCTGTCTGGCTGCCGGAAGAAGTGGAAAATTTTGTGGATGAAGCCTGGGGCAAATCTGCCTCTGACGGCTTTATGATCAACAATCT
Coding sequences:
- a CDS encoding bifunctional nuclease family protein; the encoded protein is MVEMRVFGLTIDPQSKTPIVVLREASGDAVLPVWVGAMEAMAISLVLNNENLPRPLTHDLFLMTLKAFKAELRRVEINDLREGTFYAVLVLSGPEGRTRVDCRPSDAIALAMRAGAPILVEEEVLRLSAEEQQRAEQSTAVEVTTPIPDAATDMVRRVGAQKEADMLGGALLRHGELPPSLSADEETRYREMLRSLDPISRRKM
- the miaB gene encoding tRNA (N6-isopentenyl adenosine(37)-C2)-methylthiotransferase MiaB codes for the protein MIEKTYHIITFGCQMNVHDSHWLGRALGARGFFEAPLEDAQVVVVNTCSVREKPEQKVMSTLGRIRQVSGGNPAVLVCVAGCVAQQLGESIFEKESQVRLVAGSDGIGNAPQAIERLLENPAQRLSLLDFTSQYVEREGTTEPGVVSGSVAYANIMQGCDNFCAYCIVPFTRGRQKSRSSTAILDECKALIDNGAREITLLGQNVNAFGQDKSGDGTSFAALVRKVAALPGLERLRYVTPHPKDMGPEDIAAFAELPQLCPRLHLPMQAGSDAVLARMKRRYDSGAFLDLVERLRAARPDLALSTDLIVGFPGESEQDFQDTLQMMRASNFMSSFSFCYSDRPGTRASLFPDKIPADVAQDRLLRLQALQDELGARWLQQRVGGETTLLIENRSPKEGQGPEPSWQGRDPYGAPVHVELSSQVDHTGHMVRVSITEAKKHSLMAQRLGEPW